The DNA segment CACGCGCAGCGTGAACTCGGGGTTGTCGCGGTAGCCGTCGAAGAAGTGCTCGGCGTCGAGCATGACGCGCAGACCTGAGCGAGTCAGGAACTCGACGGAGTCCGCGACCATGGCGACGCCTTCGTCGTGGTCGGCTTCGAGGGCGTGCAGCACGTGGTACTCGCTCGACTTGCCGACGATGCACACCGTCTCCGTGCCCGCCTCGACGAGGTGGCGCAGCGTGTCGTCGCTGTCGACCTTGCCGAGCTTGCGCCGCGTCGAGCCGAAGGCCACCAGCGTCGACGTGTCGAGCTTGAGTTCCTTCTGCGCACGCTGGAAGAACTCGTCGTCCTTCTGGTTGGCGCCGGGCCAGCCGCCTTCGATGTAGTGCACGCCGAGCCAGTCGAGCTGTTCGGCGATGCGCAGCTTGTCGTCGACGGTGAGCGAGATCCCTTCGAGCTGCGACCCGTCGCGCAGGGTCGTGTCGTAGATCTCTACCGCAGAGGGGGTGCGGTCAGCGGACATGTTCGTTCCAGTCTTTGTAGCGATCGGTCTCCCCGTGCACCGCGGCGAAGTACGCCGCTTGAATGGCGGTGGTGATCGGCCCGCGCTCGCCGATGACGCGGTCGTCGACGGAATGGATCGGCACCACTTCGGCCGCAGTACCCGTGAGGAACGCCTCGTCGGCCGTGTACAGGTCCGAGCGCAGGATGTTGCCGACCTCGACCTCGTAGCCGAGGTCGCGCGCGATGGTGAACACCGAGCTCTGCGTGATGCCTTCGAGCGCACCCGCCGACACCGGCGGCGTGATAATTCGCCCGCGCTTGACCACGAAGATGTTCTCGCCCGTGCATTCCGACACGTAGCCCTGGGGTGACAGCAGGATCGCTTCGTCGTAGCCGGCGCGCAGCGCCTCGACCTTGGCCAGCGACGAGTTGACGTACATGCCGGTGATCTTGGCGGCGGGCGGCATGGCGTTCGGGTCGTGACGCTGCCACGAGCTGATCTTCATCTTGACGCCCTTGGCCAGGCTCTCCTCACCGAGGTACGCGCCCCATGGCCAGCACGCGATCGCCACGTCGACCTTGCACGGCAGCGGGTTGAGCCCCATCTCGCCGTAGCCGAGGTACGCGATCGGACGGATATAGCACTCGTCGAGTTCGTTCACCGCCACGGTCTGCTTGGTCGCCTCGACGAGTTCGTCGACCGAGAACGGTATGTCCATCGACAGGATCTGCGCCGAGTCGTGCAACCGCACGATGTGATCGGTAAGTCGGAACACCGCCGGGCCCTGCGACGTGCTGTAGGCCCGCACGCCTTCGAAGACGCCCATGCCGTAGTGCAGCGTGTGGGTGAGGACGTGAATCTTGGCGTCCTCCCACGCGACGAGTTCGCCGTTCATCCAGATTTGCTTGGACGGGGTGATGGGCATGGACCTCTCCTACAGAGCAGCAGCGACCAGGTCGCCGATAGTGGACGGAACGGGATTGGTTGCGAGAACGGTGTCGACGGCCTTGCGAATGCGGGCGCCGGCGTCGACGTCGCCGAGAAACTCGAGCATCATCGCCGCCGCCTTGATCTGGGCGGTGGCGTTGACCTTGTCGGTGCCGAGGGCGTCGTGGGCCGAGCCGTGCACCGGCTCGAACATCGACGGGAACACGCGGTCGGGATTCAGGTTGCCCGTACCGGCGAGACCGACGCCGCCCACGACGGCGCCGGCGAGGTCGGTGATGATGTCGCCGAACAGGTTGTCGGTGACCACGACGTCGTACCGGCTCGGATCCTCGACGAAGTAGATGCACGACGCGTCGATGTGGTTGTACGCGGTAGCGACGTCGGGATACTCGGACTTCACTTCGTTGAACGTGCGCTGCCACAGGTCGCCGGCGAAGGTGAGCACGTTCGTCTTGTGCACCAGCGTCAGGTGCTTGCGCTCACGCGTGCGCGCCAACTCGAAGGCGTACCGCACACACCGTTCGACGCCGTGGCGCGTGTTGACCGAACCCTGCGTGGCGATCTCGTGCGGTGTGCCCTTGCGCAGGAACCCGCCCTCGCCGGCGTAGCTGCCTTCGGTGTTCTCGCGGATCACGACGAAGTCGAGTCCACGACCTTCGAACGGGCGCAGATTGATGTACTCGTCGAGGGCGAAACGCAGGCGCAGGATGATGCCGCGCTCGATGGTGCCGCCCGGGATCCTGGTGTCGCCGATGGGCGGGCCGAGCGGGCCCTTGAGGATGGCGTCGTGCGACGCGATCGCGGCGATGTCGTCGTCGTCGAGCACGTGGCCGTCGCGCAGGTAGCGATCGGCCCCGACGTCGAACACCGTCGTGTCGAGGTCGACACCGGCAGCGGCGACCACCTGCAGCGCAGCCGCGGTGATCTGTGGACCGATCCCGTCGCCTTGGATGACCGCTACCCGATGAGTCAAAACCTCTCCTTGAACGAAAAAACCGTCCGGCTCTGCGAGCGGACGGCGAAGCGCTTCTGCGGGGGTCGCAGAAGCGCTAACTGATGATGATTACGACAACCGAAACCATTGGCTGGCCATTGTAACGTGTCACCCCTTATGGCGCCTCAACAGCTGTCCCGCGACGCGTACGAACGGCTTTCCGCCGAGCTCGAAGAACTCACCACCGTCGGTCGCACCAAGATCGCCAACGACATCGAAGCGGCCCGCGCCCTCGGCGATCTGTCCGAGAACGGCGACTACCACGCCGCCAAGGACGCACAGGGCCACATGGAGGCGCGCATCCGCAAACTCGAGGCGCTGCTCGACGGCGTCGAGATCG comes from the Acidimicrobiales bacterium genome and includes:
- a CDS encoding 3-isopropylmalate dehydrogenase, encoding MTHRVAVIQGDGIGPQITAAALQVVAAAGVDLDTTVFDVGADRYLRDGHVLDDDDIAAIASHDAILKGPLGPPIGDTRIPGGTIERGIILRLRFALDEYINLRPFEGRGLDFVVIRENTEGSYAGEGGFLRKGTPHEIATQGSVNTRHGVERCVRYAFELARTRERKHLTLVHKTNVLTFAGDLWQRTFNEVKSEYPDVATAYNHIDASCIYFVEDPSRYDVVVTDNLFGDIITDLAGAVVGGVGLAGTGNLNPDRVFPSMFEPVHGSAHDALGTDKVNATAQIKAAAMMLEFLGDVDAGARIRKAVDTVLATNPVPSTIGDLVAAAL
- a CDS encoding branched-chain amino acid transaminase yields the protein MPITPSKQIWMNGELVAWEDAKIHVLTHTLHYGMGVFEGVRAYSTSQGPAVFRLTDHIVRLHDSAQILSMDIPFSVDELVEATKQTVAVNELDECYIRPIAYLGYGEMGLNPLPCKVDVAIACWPWGAYLGEESLAKGVKMKISSWQRHDPNAMPPAAKITGMYVNSSLAKVEALRAGYDEAILLSPQGYVSECTGENIFVVKRGRIITPPVSAGALEGITQSSVFTIARDLGYEVEVGNILRSDLYTADEAFLTGTAAEVVPIHSVDDRVIGERGPITTAIQAAYFAAVHGETDRYKDWNEHVR